accttcggattggtagcccaacaccttaaccactaggcaacCACATGCCCGTGTGCTACAACAATTAGTACAACTAATACTGCTGCTCCAACTACAACACCTTCACCTACAACtaacaccacaaccacacataCAGCTACTGCAGctattactaataatactacaaacacaaacagtccTAAGAACAAACTGGAGTTAAACAGAAGGTGTAGAGCAGTTATGGGTGTAAAGAGTTTTACCTGATCCATTGTGTATCTTTGTGATTGGATCTAAATGAGttaagctgagagagagagagagagagagagagagagagagagagagagagagagagagagagagagagtcagagagagagagagagagagagagagagagagagagagagaaagagagagagagagagagagagagagagagagagagagagagagagagagagagagagagagagagagagagagagagagagagagagagagagagagagagagtcagagagagagagagagagagagagagagagagagtcagagagagagagagagagagagagagagagagagagagagtcagagagagagagagagagagagagagagagagagagagagagagagagagagagagagagagagagagagagagagagagagagagagagagagagagagagagagagagtcagagagagagagagagagagagagagagagagagagtcagagagagagagagagagagagagagagagagagagagagagagagagagagagagagagagagagagagagagagagagagagagagagagagagagagagagagagagagagagagagagagagcagagagagagagagagagagagagagagagagagagagagagagagagagagagagagagagagagagagagagagagagagagagagagagagagagagagagagagagagagagagagagagagagagagagagagagagagagagagagagagagagagagagagagagagagagagagagagagagagagagagagagagagagagagagagagagagagtcagagagagatggagagagagagagagagagagtcagagagggatggagagggagagagagggagcaggagagtgagacagagagagagagaggggggggagagagagagagaagagagagagagagagagagagagagagagagagagagagagagagagagagagagtcagttcATTTCCCTATGGTACAAGTTTCATAAGCAGAAATTGAATCGCTCTGATGAGCAGCACATCATCTAAGGTTTTTAATTACCAGGTGACCTTCGATTTGAACTTCCTGGCTCCGTCTCCACAATATGACAGAAATGTGATATAAACGCATCACACAGCACAATTCTGATTTCCCACAAACCCCCCGagcactttgtttattttatttcatgtcatCACACTTCACTTTCTCTTCACGATGGATCTCAAGCTCTTAAAGGTGAAGAACAAATCTGCTCACTAAACCCTCTAGTGGTTTCCAGGAACATTACATTAGGAATTCTTTTCCCTTCTAAATGTTAGGAAGTAAGAAAAGTGTCTTTCCACCTGTGAATCCTTCTGTACGTGTCCTGTTCCTCCTGACAGAGAATTCTGGGAAGTTCCACTGCAGATTCCAGACACACTTTTCCGATGGCCTCGTGAGGAACCACATGGATGGGAATCTCAATTCTCTCGTACCTCGATGTGATAATGAGAAAATGGTTTAGTTTTTATAACTTTAGCAATATAACTGAGATGAAGGAATATAAAGTAAGTtagttgttttaaaaacaaagttcTTTACTTACTCAGAGCCTTTCTGAGCTTGTACTGACTGAAAACACGTGTACAGAACTCGACCCGTCTAAAAGAGAAGCGCATCATCAGCAACGTGAGCAAACCTGCACATCTGTTCACAGGCTGTGAGAGAAAATCAGTCTCCTGTTTCTGTTtgattcttttctttcaaatcaATTGTCTCACACATTGTGTGAGTCGAAGTCAGAAGTTAACATGCGACTTGCAGAAAATGTTAATCGTTTAATCTTCTCCTGAGTAAACGATTTCACATAACAGGTGTGTTCATAGAGATGTGTTCATAGAGATGTGTTCATAGAGGTGTGTTCATACTGGTGTGTTCATACAGGTGTGTTCATACAGGTGTGTTCATACAGGTGTGTTCATAGAGATGTGTTCATACAGGTGTGTTCATAGAGGTGTGTTCATAGAGGTGTGTTCATAATGGTGTGTTCATAGAGGTGTGTTCATAGAGGTGTGTTCATACAGGTGTGTTCATACAGGTGTGTTCATAGAGGTGTGTTCATAATGGTGTGTTCATAATGGTGTGTTCATAGAGGTGTGTTCATGGAGGTGTGTTCATAGAGGTGTGTTCATAGAGGTGTGTTCATACAGGTGTGTTCATACAGGTGTGTTCATACAGGTGTGTTCATAATGGTGTGTTCATAGAGGTGTGTTCATACAGGTGTGTTCATACAGGTGTGTTCATACAGGTGTGTTCATACAGGTGTGTTCATACAGGTGTGTTCATACAGGTGTGTTCATAATGGTGTGTTCATAATGGTGTGTTCATAATGGTGTGTTCATGGAGGTGTGTTCATAGAGGTGTGTTCATAGAGGTGTGTTCATACAGGTGTGTTCATACAGGTGTGTTCATACAGGTGTGTTCATAATGGTGTGTTCATACAGGTGTGTTCATACAGGTGTGTTCATACAGGTGTGTTCATAATGGTGTGTTCATAGAGGTGTGTTCATAATGGTGTGTTCATAGAGGTGTGTTCATGGAGGTGTGTTCATACAGGTGTGTTCATACAGGTGTGTTCATACAGGTGTGTTCATACAGGTGTGTTCATACAGGTGTGTTCATACAGTCTACAGGAAACAATAACAGCTGAATTTACTCAAATCCACCAGattaaaagtttacacacactctatgAAGAACAGAAGATTTGGTGCCCCCCTCCCcaccccccaggacttgtacgactcTCTCCTGATACAGTGCACTGACCAGGGGGTTTAATCCAGGGGAGAGAAAAGTCCGGTCTTTAATCCAGACAGCAGATTTAGATCTAAATGAAAATTGTCTGAAAACTGAAATTGTAATAAAAGTGCTGTAATTCCACTAGGGGGCGAAACAGAGCCAAGAAATCAGCTACTAACGCAATGTActaatttttgtttaattctcaGATTGAAAGCTAAAAAAGATTTGATGTTAACGTCAGCAGGAAGCCATGAATATGCCTGCAATAGCACACACTTTGGATAATTATACAGATTTTAATATGAGATGAGATTTAATACGTGTGACTTTATCTCTCTTACCTTCGTGTTCTTATCTTCTATAAAGCAAGAAAAGATGAGACCCACAAAACCCTGATCCATCATCTGGTACATGGCCTGCGTCCTCACAtctgcacagtgacacacagacatTGAATTACAGCTGACTGAAGTCATTATTTAGGAAAAATTAAACCATGAAATGCTTGGAAGTTATTTATACTGTTACTTAAAGTGTTAAAGGGGAAAGTAACTTCAGCGTACttgtacaaattttaaaaatgtttacgtgtgtgtgtgtgtgtgtgtgtgtgtgtgtgtgtgtgtgtgtgttgtgcaggtCGGTTCCACTCACCGACATGTGACGGCCACACAGTGATGTGAGGATGAGAGTGGTACCATCCCACCACCCTTACAGGACGCCCCGTCATCTCAGCCAACCTGTGCTTTAGGTTAAGAAATAAAGCTtcttcatctttatttcatttaattacagAATCTGAGGAAATTTGAGGCATTAATGAAGATAATATACTATTGtacacatttgtttaaataaaataaaaaaccagAGGAGGTTCTGGATAGGGCTGCAACAAACGATTATTTTGATAATCGATTAATCTAACGATTATTAGAACGATTATTCGACTAATCATCGATTATTGTCAATGTCATTGACGACTAATCAGTAAGTTTTGAACGATTATTCAGCTTTTCCAATTAGTTAAAACATTGATTTATACATATTCtaagtataatataaaaaaagaaaatcacttcagcttttgaaatggttgttttaatgaactttgaGCCAATTAAACAGGTCATTCTCTTTTTaagcactgtttaaatattctgttatcttttaatttaaaaaaaaaaatttacacaaatgaatcagCCGCATTAcagacaatatatatatatatttgaatgtaaacatctcttggCAGCAGTTTTAAGAgcttcatttgtaaaacaagtgttcagtttaatgaaaagcagtatgtaacagtgtcctttctgcactggccttttttttggattttcaaataattgctgaattaaaatgaatgaaattccaGCCTCCTCTTGTGCCAGGATGTTTCCTTTTCAAGTGCTCGAGCATGTACGTTGTGCTTCCATGAAACGCAAGTTCTGCCTTGCATGTATTACACACAACTGCATTTTTGGTTGGATGTTTTGTAAAACTTTCCCACACTTTGCTTGTTCGCATTCGCTCGCACTCCGTCATAATTTGCGCTTCTTTTAAAAGTTCTCTTCTACCGCATTTGTTAGGGCTGCGTTACACTCTAGCGCTACAGCGCCGTAGCGGTCAAATCGCGATATTGCAGGCCCTTACATTAGGACACGTGAGAACAAACGACTACTCGACAACAAAGATATTTGTCGACAATTTTTTATTGTCGACGTTGTCGACAATGTCGactaatcgtttcagccctagttCTGGACTGGAAATGGACTGAGGAGGTTTGTAGATAACTTCTATTGTAAATATCTTAGAAGGATTGTGAAGAGCTGCACAAATGGACCTGAAAACTGCTATAAACGTATACAATAATATACTAGAGTCAgggtgttatgatggtgatgatgatgatggtcatgatgatggtgatgataataatgatgaagatgattataatgataataatgatggtgatgacgatgatgataataatgataatgatgatgatggtgatgatgataatgatgatgatggtgatgatgataataataatgatgatgatgatggtgatgatgattataataataataatgatgatgatgatgataatgacgatgataatgatgatgatgatgatgatgatgatgatggtgatgattataatgataatgataatgatgatgatgataataataatgatgataatgataatggtgatgatgatggtgatgatgataatgatgaagatgattataatgataataatgattataatgataatgatgatgattataataatgatgatgatgatgataataatgataatgattataatgatgatgagggtgatgattataatgataataatgatggtgatgtgataatgatgataataatgataatgatgatgatgatggtcatgatgatggtgatgatgataatgatgataataataataatgatgataataataatgatgatgatgatgaaggtgtaAGTTAAAGGATATCTCAGCTTCAGTGGAGGCTGCAGAAAGCTGCTCAGGTGAAATCTCCACTCGGTCCTTCCTCTTGTCAGACCGCCGCAGGATAATAACCGAGTGAATGTGGACAATACGATTGGTGTCGACCTGCGGACGTGATGATTAtttacacaaacgcacacagagacaagtTAAAGGCCACTAAAGGACATAAACACGTGTAAATGTAGTGCCATGTTGTTCACCTCCCCAATGCAGAGCCCCATAacttcttctttctctgtgcTCAAAGCGTGATTCATACAAACCAGGAAAGCGTCCGACTCTAAATGCACCGCGTTTACCgccattataataatatatatctagatattttattaaatattatttaaatcagaTTCAAGTCGGATTTCCAACtaatgtttttccctctgtagCACTTCCGCATTAACAGTCACCTGCTTGAGTTACATTCAAATCATTCCGGGGAGGAACCCAAAAGTGACGATGGTTTAATTATATTTCCGtttgtttacaaataatttaattaaactgaTATAAGAATGGATGCTTTATTAATGCACCGACATTGTAATTGTGAacgatatatatttatttctccttcgtttattttaattcagaaGTAATTCGTTTCTGGtcggaaataaataaaacgtgcACCACAGTAGTGTCCTGAACGCGTTGCTTCGTCACTATAAAGTGCACTAGGTCACGCATATTAACAGTTACGTCGTGCCCTAGGAAGTGCGCATGCGTAGGGAGTTGAGAGCTTGTTAGTACTAAACCAACGCTGTTGATTTTCCCAGCAGGTGGAAGGACGTGTCAGAtgtttggtggtgtttttaTCCGAGCAGATGAAGGATCCGTGTCAGAAGCAGGCGTGTGACATACAGAAGTGTTTACAAGGTAAACCTTTGTTTCATAGCAATACAATTTAAACCGAAACCTCAATCTAAccttcttttatctctctaaaaGCCAACAATTACAGTGAAAGTCGGTGTGAAGATGTGATTCGTGCGATGATGAAATGTTGTGAGGCTCAAAAAGGAAAAGactctgtgtgttgtgctgGATTTACACAAGGACACAAAACTACTGCGGATAAAACACACCGAACAGGATGGTGTGAAGGTGAGAAGGTCGGAGAAGGTAGAAGAACGAAAgatcgagtgtcctgcactgagtcctgactcaacaccactgaacacctttgggatgaactggaactggagtctcctcaacatcccgacatcagagtctgatctcactgacgatcttgtagctgaatgaacacaaacacacacagatactgtacactccaacatctagtgttAAGACTTCACACAAGAGAACAGTGGAGCTGATTAGAACAGGAACGTTCTGGAAGATGGTGATGGTCAGAAGGCACAAACCTTTGGCTGTATAGAACATAAACGTGTATAAACATCAATATGTACAATGTTGATTAAAGGAAATTGTAAGAAAGCATGTAGTATAACCCTAAAGCTTTAttacctgtacacacacacacacacacacacacacacacacacgtagaaaAAAATCAACTGGAAGGCAATTTGTTGTTTGATCTTTAACTGTTTATTGATGGATATGAAAAGAAGGAATTCTAACTTCCTTTGTGTTGTACAATCATTATGCGGGAAATCTTTATAATCCACTGATGGGAAAATTcttaaacactttttaaatcTAGAACATTTGTCAGTTTAAACACAGTGCTTATAGGCTGCCTCGTGTCTGCATGTATCTTTagacatatatatttaaatatgtagcaTGATCTTTCTTTCGTATCACAAAATATAACCCAGAACGGAACAACGAAGGGGAAATcaacaaaatgtgaaaataaaaccaaaaggcaTGAAATCAgtgcaaatatatttaaattctgGCCGTGTCGTGATATATAACAGCCGCGAGCAGTATGTTCTTTTCTAAGACCACGTAACATGGACAAGGGGCTTGTTAAGACGCCAGACCGATCAGGAATCCTCCCACGAAGCCTCCTGTGAGGACGATGTTCTTTTTCACGAACGCCTGGACCTTCACAAAACAGAGGAAGAGAAATCAAccaaattaattaacaaataaaaatgaatgctttACACAATCCTGAGCTTACTGATGAGAATTTAGCTGCTAATAAATCTGGTTTCCTCTGCCAAGAGGTTATAGATTGGTCATACAGACTTGAGATCTTTCCTATGACGAAGATTAGGACTACTTTTATTTTCACTAAAcgtaatttaaaaagaaaataaattctgaacattccaaaaacaaattaaacatatatagtgtgtatacgACCTACTTTATAGTAAAAAACTCAAACACTGTGATGAACAGAGCGTGTACAGAACACAACGGGGATTGATTTTGATCACGCGTAAAATTCGTCTGATATGAAAATAAAGAGGTTTTTTAGGACGTTTTTTCGTAAGATAAATATGGAAGCATCTTTTATCATCTGTTCTGTAAACAGAACTGGAGACGGTGCAGAACACCAAATAATTGTTCTAATTGTTCAAATAATTGTTAGCACACCAAAGAGTACTCGTTATACCAAAGCAGAGACGTGAaccaacacacatacatcagGGTTCAAAAGATCTGACTGTAGATTCGATCTGTTTGTggtattttgtctgtttgttgcATCATGGGTATGTAAATAAGCCCTGAGGCGACACGTCTGATCTTCACAGCTTATTACTTTTGTTAACATCATCACCTTTGTCTTTACACAGAAGTGGTTTTTACACAGTAATCTATGGGGCCTGAAAAACATCATCATAAAAAATTCCTTGTGTTATTATTGTCTTTACACTTCGCCCTATACGTGGATGATGATAATATTTAGTAACGCTGCGTTCAGGGCGACGGCGATTAATAACCTCTTGCACTTTTGTTGTCACTTCTTTTGTCGGCTTCTCTGCGTTCAGCTTCAGCTGCTTCTTGGCCTTGTTCATGTCTCGCTCCACTCTTTTCCAGTCAACTGTAATGTATCCGGTGTGATTAGCGatctgaaaagaacaaaaatagcTCTGAGATCAGATCTGTAGAGTTTCAGAGGATCGTCTCTTGGGATTagtgagtctcagtgttgagCTGAAGGTTTGAGATATTGGATCTTGTGATAAAATGTTTCCTCCTGACTAGGCTTCATGCTGTACATCACATTGTAGAGTGATAAGTACAAATgcatctatctctgtctgtctgtctgtctgtctgtctttctccttgTTTGTCAATTTCCAACTACACAATCTCAGATATTACAGTGATCCTGAACATGGGATCGGTTTCATTTCCAGCCAATCCGAGGAAGTGGGATGTTTCCGTGGTTACCGCATGAAGTTTAAGAGATGCCGCTTAAATGTTTTCCAGCTCATAAGAGAAACTGTGATGCCGCTGCTGCAAAATCCGACCTGCATGACACTAATATACTGAACATGACACCTAAAACATTACGCTGCGTTACCTGAAGCAGAAAGAAACCACCTCCGACAGCAGAGGCTGCGACTTTTCCAACTTTCTGAAACAGATACCCTGCACACCTAAAACATGAACACGTGGTATTAATCACATCCCgtaataaacattaaactatAGCACTTTAAATGGATCTATTTTCCCTGGAGTTTAGATTAAGTTACTCACCACCCAGTCACTCCTCCGATGGCCAGTTGTGTCGCCACTGAATGCTTCTCAGCAGCCGGACCAGAATTATTACCGAACATTTTGTTCCACCATCTCTGCTTCTTGACCTGCTCAGCCAAGTCGATCACGTCAAAGGTTTCAGTGTCtgttacaacaacaacaacaaatgtaacGTTGCTAGGTTACATACCGCAACCCTATTAACCCTATTGTAAACCCCAGGTTTTATGCAAtcttacagatttatttacattattaagtACCTCATTATTTAGCATATTGTCTTTTACATATTTCAACAATTTTGCATGTTTTGACTCATTTTAATTCTAGGTATGCAACTGAGAACATTTTAAACGTTTGTGCACGtttgaaaatgttattttaccCGTTTTTAGGGCCAAACCTCTTTTACCCGCTTAAGTTTGTCTGGGGTTATTGAGTTTAACTAAATGACCTCAGAAGGCATTGAGACGCGAGACAGCAAACGGTGAGTCGCAAACGAGTCGACTCTTTGAGCCGATtcgtattttttaataaacgttGAGAGCCGACTCGTGTATATGAGACATTCAGGTTTTTTTGTCTTCTATAGCTCCAGTCAGAGCTGTTGCTCAGTGAAATTAAACAGATGGAAATCTCTTTTTAAATGAGAATCTTATAAATTCAAGCAGagacaaaaaacattaaataccaaatgtttactttatatgaaatgtttggtgaactgggatgacTGGATGTTGACTGTGGGACGCTTTATATCCCAGGAAGCCCttatgtctgtgtcaccttctggctctagtctctctctctctctctctctccctctctctctcactctctcactcctgagctcccagtgttccaaGTTCCTAGCccgatcgtctcttcttacagAGCTACttgtcaatcctgatgttctacccctggttggattCTCGTCATTTGCgatgacctgttagttcctcaggagctctcggctgcactattataaactgttgtagaaaggacattatttacatttacactatttactgtagagtgtcacccaaatgaggatgaggttcacttctgagtctggttcctctcaaggtttcttcctcttatcatctcagggagtttttcctcaccgccgtcgcctccggcttgttcattagggatagggatagatatatagtatattaaattaagttaatctttttaatattcattttaaacttaaattgtatatattaacatttatttttatccttattttttattcttcttcttcttaataataatagtaataataataaattatacatatatcattatttttctctctcctgtttcaatacttctgtaaagctgctttgagacaatgggaacttgttaaaattgctatagaaataaattgaatttaaattggAATCGAAGTGGAAAAATGTCCATGAGTCGTTTTGGAGTCGACTCTTTTGCGTTAGAGGAGTCAGATAACATGACTCACTTTAAAAAGTCGGATTTCCTATCACAAAGCTGTCCCTACCTTTTTATACGTTGTGCCACATTCTTGACTTTACTATATTATAGCGACACAAgaagaatattatatatttataacaatttTACCAGCATTTAGACgcctatatataaataagcaaGACTGCGCATGCGCACCGTTTTTGTTGCCCCCATCATCCTTTCCGTCAGACAGTTTGTCATTAATCCGGTGTTTAGGGACTAAATTTGTCACTCTGTTTTCTtcttgttgggttttttttttgtcatctaaaaaataaactgt
This genomic interval from Tachysurus vachellii isolate PV-2020 chromosome 17, HZAU_Pvac_v1, whole genome shotgun sequence contains the following:
- the cmc4 gene encoding cx9C motif-containing protein 4: MKDPCQKQACDIQKCLQANNYSESRCEDVIRAMMKCCEAQKGKDSVCCAGFTQGHKTTADKTHRTGWCEGEKVGEGRRTKDRVSCTES
- the brcc3 gene encoding lys-63-specific deubiquitinase — protein: MAVNAVHLESDAFLVCMNHALSTEKEEVMGLCIGEVDTNRIVHIHSVIILRRSDKRKDRVEISPEQLSAASTEAERLAEMTGRPVRVVGWYHSHPHITVWPSHVDVRTQAMYQMMDQGFVGLIFSCFIEDKNTKTGRVLYTCFQSVQAQKGSEYERIEIPIHVVPHEAIGKVCLESAVELPRILCQEEQDTYRRIHSLTHLDPITKIHNGSVFTKNLCSQMSAVSGPLLQWLEDRLEQNKKSIVELQKEKERLTQELASL
- the fundc2 gene encoding FUN14 domain-containing protein 2; its protein translation is MAGKKKDTETFDVIDLAEQVKKQRWWNKMFGNNSGPAAEKHSVATQLAIGGVTGWCAGYLFQKVGKVAASAVGGGFFLLQIANHTGYITVDWKRVERDMNKAKKQLKLNAEKPTKEVTTKVQEVQAFVKKNIVLTGGFVGGFLIGLAS